In Ruminiclostridium papyrosolvens DSM 2782, the following proteins share a genomic window:
- a CDS encoding SHOCT domain-containing protein, which translates to MSQEQMLNEVKYKTALHVLNTMLEAGMLTLSEYRRIDEMNRISFSPDLAEVYA; encoded by the coding sequence ATGTCTCAAGAGCAAATGCTTAATGAAGTAAAGTATAAAACAGCTTTGCATGTTCTTAATACTATGCTTGAAGCAGGGATGCTTACTCTTTCTGAATACAGGAGAATAGACGAAATGAACCGTATTTCCTTTTCTCCTGATTTAGCAGAAGTATATGCGTAA
- a CDS encoding recombinase family protein, with protein sequence MAQQKRAWLYCRIDAPEDKHGSLKGQEKELMDYAEQMGFEVIGVSRDIGSGLNFERNGIAEISAVATMGRIDSLLVVNISRIGRDINKTTRFITILQKMGIKIYSMAEGEITAEHNPFNVVRG encoded by the coding sequence ATGGCACAGCAAAAAAGAGCATGGCTTTACTGCCGTATTGATGCACCAGAGGATAAGCACGGCAGTTTGAAGGGACAGGAAAAGGAGCTGATGGACTATGCAGAGCAAATGGGCTTTGAAGTAATCGGGGTTTCACGGGATATAGGGAGCGGCTTGAACTTTGAAAGAAATGGTATAGCAGAAATAAGTGCAGTGGCTACAATGGGCAGAATAGACTCATTGCTTGTTGTAAATATCTCACGCATTGGCAGAGATATTAACAAAACAACTAGATTTATCACTATACTTCAAAAGATGGGTATTAAGATATATTCTATGGCTGAGGGGGAAATAACCGCTGAACATAACCCGTTCAATGTAGTTCGGGGATAA
- a CDS encoding helix-turn-helix domain-containing protein: protein MGYFTSLYASDLPHRAVAVYMYLRDRADKNGKCYPAIGTISKELKLSRSTVKRAIADLEKSGRLKKEKRWRENGGRSSNMYYIQTL, encoded by the coding sequence TTGGGATATTTCACATCACTCTATGCTTCAGACCTTCCGCACCGCGCTGTTGCAGTATATATGTATCTACGTGACCGGGCGGATAAGAATGGAAAATGTTATCCTGCAATTGGTACAATTTCCAAAGAGCTAAAGCTGTCACGCAGCACAGTAAAGCGTGCTATTGCAGACCTAGAAAAAAGTGGACGTCTGAAAAAAGAAAAAAGGTGGCGTGAAAATGGGGGGAGAAGCAGCAATATGTATTACATACAGACGTTATAA
- a CDS encoding VirD4-like conjugal transfer protein, CD1115 family, with translation MPSQVYTLIAVTAVAFFVIGGLSLLAHYYTLNGIKSKTVGDGQHGTARFATRNEIKRTYSHIPYEVEKWRRNENLPQVQGIVVGCKTSGKTVTALVDEGDVHCLMIGAAGVGKTANFLYPNLEYACASGMSFLTTDTKGDLFRNYGSIARDYYGYKVSVIDLRNPTRSDGNNMLHLVNKYMDEYLKDQDNLSLKARAERYAKITAKTIVNSGGMEAGAYGQNAFFYEAAEGLLTSVILLISEYCPPEKRHIISVFKLIQDLLAPSGVKGRNQFQLLIEKLPAEHKARWFAGAALNTAEQAMQSVLSTALSRLNAFLDSELEQILCFDTAVDAEEFCNKKTAVFLVMPEEDSTKYFLISLIVQQLYRKILSVADEAGGRLKNRVMFFLDEIGTIPKIESAEMMFSASRSRRMSIVAIIQSFAQLEKNYGKEGAAIIIDNCQLVLFGGFAPNSHSAEILSQALGNKTVMSGSISRGRNDPSQSLQMIQRPLMTPDELKTLPKGDFILAKTGCYPMKTILKLFIKWGIVFNKVFEIREKSARKVAYADRMELEQEIIKRHAACNYIDEDEPKDTDTALDDWISYVNEQEYIESEQADTQQERKSKPPLRTD, from the coding sequence ATGCCATCACAAGTTTATACCCTCATAGCAGTAACTGCCGTGGCGTTTTTCGTTATCGGTGGCTTATCTCTTTTGGCCCATTATTATACCTTAAACGGAATTAAATCAAAAACCGTAGGCGACGGACAGCACGGTACGGCACGGTTTGCCACCAGAAATGAAATAAAAAGGACTTATAGCCATATACCCTATGAGGTGGAAAAATGGCGAAGGAACGAAAATTTGCCCCAGGTGCAGGGGATTGTGGTTGGCTGTAAAACTAGCGGCAAGACTGTAACTGCCCTTGTGGATGAGGGAGATGTCCACTGTCTTATGATAGGGGCCGCAGGAGTTGGCAAAACAGCTAACTTTCTTTATCCAAACCTTGAATATGCATGTGCAAGCGGAATGTCGTTCCTGACAACAGATACTAAGGGAGATTTATTCAGAAATTACGGAAGTATTGCAAGAGACTACTATGGATACAAGGTATCAGTAATTGATCTGCGTAATCCTACACGAAGTGACGGCAATAATATGCTTCATCTGGTGAACAAATATATGGATGAATATCTTAAAGACCAGGATAATTTGTCCCTTAAGGCAAGAGCCGAAAGGTATGCAAAAATTACTGCGAAAACAATAGTTAACTCAGGAGGAATGGAGGCAGGGGCGTACGGGCAGAATGCTTTTTTCTATGAAGCAGCAGAGGGGCTTTTGACCTCTGTAATACTTCTTATTTCAGAATACTGCCCGCCGGAGAAACGACATATAATATCCGTATTCAAGCTGATACAAGATTTGTTGGCTCCATCAGGAGTAAAGGGGAGAAACCAGTTCCAGCTACTAATTGAAAAGCTGCCTGCTGAGCATAAGGCAAGATGGTTTGCGGGTGCAGCACTTAATACCGCAGAGCAAGCTATGCAATCGGTTCTGTCTACCGCACTATCAAGATTAAACGCATTTTTGGACTCGGAGCTTGAGCAAATATTGTGCTTTGATACAGCGGTAGATGCGGAAGAGTTCTGTAATAAAAAAACTGCTGTCTTTCTGGTCATGCCGGAAGAGGATTCCACTAAGTATTTTTTAATATCACTAATAGTTCAGCAGTTATACAGGAAGATACTTTCAGTAGCGGATGAAGCAGGCGGCAGACTTAAAAACAGGGTAATGTTTTTTCTTGATGAAATAGGTACAATACCTAAAATAGAATCCGCGGAAATGATGTTCTCCGCATCCCGTTCACGAAGGATGTCAATTGTGGCTATTATACAGTCCTTTGCACAACTTGAAAAAAACTACGGCAAGGAGGGTGCTGCCATCATAATTGACAACTGTCAGCTTGTGCTGTTCGGAGGCTTTGCTCCAAATAGTCATTCTGCAGAAATCCTGTCACAGGCTCTCGGTAATAAAACTGTTATGTCAGGCTCTATAAGCAGGGGAAGAAACGATCCTTCTCAAAGCCTTCAAATGATACAGAGACCATTAATGACACCAGACGAATTGAAGACCCTTCCCAAAGGAGATTTTATACTTGCCAAAACAGGCTGTTATCCAATGAAAACAATCCTTAAGCTGTTTATTAAATGGGGAATTGTATTTAACAAAGTCTTTGAAATCAGAGAAAAGTCTGCTCGCAAGGTGGCTTATGCCGACCGCATGGAGCTGGAACAAGAAATAATAAAAAGACATGCAGCCTGCAATTATATTGATGAGGATGAGCCAAAAGATACAGATACTGCCTTAGACGATTGGATTAGCTATGTAAATGAACAAGAGTATATTGAGTCTGAGCAGGCGGACACACAGCAGGAGCGAAAGAGTAAGCCGCCGCTCAGGACGGATTAG
- a CDS encoding DUF3781 domain-containing protein, translating to MRLSTADVVGWCRGRIQTSNASITRKGKNWYITLDNCEFTINAHSYTIITAHKRT from the coding sequence CTGCGTTTAAGCACAGCCGATGTGGTCGGGTGGTGTCGTGGTAGAATCCAAACCTCAAACGCCAGCATCACACGAAAGGGCAAAAACTGGTACATCACCTTGGATAACTGCGAATTTACCATAAATGCTCACAGCTACACCATCATTACCGCACACAAGCGAACTTAA
- a CDS encoding DUF3991 and toprim domain-containing protein: MTRYIHFTEEQKQRANSVELEDFLERRGEQLIRSGREKRLKSDHSITVRGNRWFDHSTEKGGLAIDFVQKFYGLPFQEAVVLLLGGEKGIEFKQTGKSVDEQERNRFVLPEANSDMRRVFAYLIKQRFIDRNVLVYFAREKLLFEDAKYHNAVFVGLDENGVARHAHKRSTATGSGFRINVEGSNPGYSFHYISKNPYPHTLFVFEAPIDLLSYISLHPLNWENSSYVALNGVSGQPILKLLELYPQLQRVSLCLDNDEAGLKAASRIHRTLQQQGFEDVVYDVSVQKDWNEDLIASYSQEQEKPAMMMR; the protein is encoded by the coding sequence GTGACACGATACATTCATTTTACTGAAGAACAGAAGCAACGGGCAAATTCTGTAGAGCTTGAAGATTTTTTGGAAAGACGGGGAGAGCAGCTCATACGCTCAGGAAGAGAGAAGAGGCTTAAAAGCGACCACAGTATAACTGTAAGAGGTAACCGATGGTTTGACCACAGTACGGAGAAGGGTGGCCTTGCAATTGATTTTGTACAGAAATTCTATGGCTTGCCTTTTCAGGAGGCAGTGGTACTACTACTTGGCGGCGAAAAGGGTATAGAATTCAAACAAACTGGTAAAAGCGTAGATGAGCAGGAGAGAAATAGGTTTGTTCTCCCAGAAGCAAACAGTGACATGAGGCGTGTTTTTGCCTATTTAATAAAGCAAAGGTTTATTGACCGGAATGTGCTGGTATATTTCGCAAGAGAAAAGCTTTTGTTTGAGGATGCCAAATACCATAACGCTGTGTTTGTAGGGTTGGATGAAAATGGAGTTGCCCGTCATGCACATAAAAGAAGCACGGCGACCGGTAGTGGCTTTCGCATCAATGTGGAGGGAAGTAATCCGGGTTACAGTTTCCATTATATCTCTAAGAATCCTTATCCTCATACCCTGTTTGTATTTGAAGCACCCATTGATCTGCTGTCCTACATAAGCCTTCATCCACTGAATTGGGAAAATTCCAGCTATGTGGCGTTAAACGGTGTGTCAGGGCAGCCCATACTGAAGTTGCTGGAGCTGTATCCGCAGCTTCAGAGAGTTTCACTCTGTCTTGATAATGATGAAGCAGGACTTAAGGCTGCAAGTCGCATTCATAGAACTTTACAGCAGCAAGGGTTTGAAGATGTGGTGTATGATGTTTCGGTACAAAAGGACTGGAATGAGGATTTGATAGCATCGTACTCACAGGAGCAGGAGAAACCAGCTATGATGATGAGATAA
- the mobP3 gene encoding MobP3 family relaxase — MPKIILRCNYLRDAPPEHLANYVKYIGTREGVEKVADSRALLPATVKQKQLISKILGDIGDAKNMHEYSDFLINPTRENASEFITLALENNLELICKRKNYVGYISNRPRVERVGEHGLFTDAGTPVILSQVAEEVANHKGNVWTHVISLRREDAQRLGYDRGKQWQELIRSSKAMLCKNMKIPSENIRWYCAFHNESHHPHVHLLVYSKNEMEGYLSKQGIQAMRSELAHSIFRQDFMNIYDRQNESRSLLKENAEIVMRELLTNMQSGTCENKAIEEKILLLSERLKNTSGKKQYGYLKADVKNIIDCIVDELEKDNRVAEAYRLWNEAQRDILNMYAGKISDIQPLSKQKQFKSIKNMVIAEALNIVNHHFTFEQGEDEVIDSNLSEQDNIFTEEEETLSIAGDLDNELKKDSSQHSTSDAGYDDFHYYVEWNERYKEARKLLYGSDTAEQSFDKAYSLFMEEAEAGNALAMYDIGRMHMDGLGAAMDSDAAQVWYERALISFSETEAEKSTPYTQYRIGKMFAAGLGTSKDYKEAADWLKMASGKNHKYAQYSLAGMYYHGHGVDQSYSIAYDLYRKSAIQNNPYASYELAKMLRDGICTVVDNIKADVHFQKAFDGFSDLEGESHDDKLQYRLGYMLYTGTGTEKNISAAIIYFEKSAKLGNVHAQYMLGKIYMEDGSEYEDIEKALKWLAKAADNGNDLAQYALGKLYHDGNHLDKNVLRAAELFTKSAEQENQYAAYALGRMYLANEDIPEDVPMAIKWLTLSSDLGNQFAQYTLAKLYLTGEAIQKDIQKAMDLLTKSALQNNQLAQYSLGRIYLSGEEVPKNTSAAVSWLTKAAEQDNQYAQYALGKLYLMGHDLPQDREKSIKWLTASAAQGNIYAQFLIDHIDSLHEPSVLLAATRLMHWLGSIFDNEQAKSAKNTYINIDRKQYKRLMQKKSAQGHAYNDHTPEQGY; from the coding sequence ATGCCAAAAATAATTTTACGCTGCAACTATCTTAGAGATGCTCCCCCTGAGCATCTAGCAAATTATGTGAAGTACATCGGCACCCGTGAGGGAGTCGAAAAGGTAGCTGATAGCAGAGCATTACTTCCTGCCACTGTGAAGCAGAAGCAGCTTATAAGTAAAATTCTCGGAGATATTGGAGATGCAAAGAATATGCACGAATATTCTGATTTTTTGATTAACCCCACTCGTGAAAATGCATCTGAGTTTATCACATTGGCTTTGGAAAATAATTTGGAGCTTATATGCAAAAGAAAAAACTATGTAGGGTACATTTCCAACCGTCCAAGAGTCGAGCGTGTGGGAGAACATGGTTTGTTTACTGATGCAGGAACACCTGTCATTTTGTCTCAGGTTGCAGAAGAGGTAGCTAATCACAAAGGGAACGTGTGGACACATGTAATTAGTCTTAGGAGAGAGGACGCACAGAGGCTAGGATATGACAGGGGGAAGCAATGGCAGGAGCTTATTCGCAGCAGTAAAGCTATGCTCTGCAAAAACATGAAGATACCCTCTGAAAATATCAGATGGTATTGTGCATTTCACAACGAGAGTCATCACCCGCATGTTCACCTTCTCGTTTATTCTAAAAATGAAATGGAAGGCTATCTTTCAAAGCAGGGAATTCAAGCAATGCGTTCTGAATTGGCTCACAGCATATTCCGACAGGATTTTATGAATATATATGACAGGCAGAATGAGAGTCGAAGCTTGCTTAAAGAAAATGCCGAAATTGTTATGAGAGAGCTGCTGACAAATATGCAATCAGGGACTTGTGAGAATAAGGCTATTGAAGAAAAAATACTACTGCTATCAGAACGACTAAAAAATACCTCAGGTAAAAAGCAATACGGTTACCTTAAAGCTGATGTAAAAAATATAATTGACTGTATAGTAGATGAGCTAGAGAAGGACAACAGAGTTGCAGAAGCATATAGGCTTTGGAATGAAGCTCAGAGGGATATTTTAAATATGTATGCAGGAAAGATTTCTGATATACAGCCTCTTTCAAAACAGAAGCAATTTAAGAGCATCAAAAACATGGTGATTGCAGAAGCACTGAATATAGTAAATCACCATTTTACATTTGAACAGGGCGAGGATGAAGTAATTGATAGCAATCTATCAGAGCAGGATAATATATTTACAGAAGAAGAGGAAACGCTTTCAATTGCAGGCGATTTGGATAACGAATTAAAGAAGGATTCCTCCCAGCATAGTACGTCTGATGCTGGGTATGACGATTTTCATTATTATGTAGAATGGAATGAAAGGTATAAGGAGGCACGTAAGCTTTTATATGGCAGTGATACTGCTGAACAGAGCTTTGACAAAGCCTACAGCTTATTTATGGAGGAGGCTGAAGCAGGAAATGCTCTTGCAATGTATGACATCGGGAGAATGCATATGGATGGTCTTGGAGCTGCTATGGACTCCGATGCTGCACAGGTATGGTATGAAAGGGCACTTATATCTTTTTCTGAGACGGAAGCTGAAAAATCAACGCCATATACGCAATACCGGATAGGCAAAATGTTTGCTGCAGGTCTTGGAACCTCCAAGGACTATAAAGAGGCAGCGGACTGGCTCAAAATGGCTTCCGGGAAGAATCATAAATATGCTCAATACAGTCTGGCAGGAATGTATTATCACGGGCATGGTGTGGATCAGAGTTACAGTATCGCATATGATTTATACCGTAAGTCTGCCATACAAAATAATCCTTATGCCTCATATGAGTTGGCTAAAATGTTAAGGGATGGTATCTGTACAGTAGTGGATAATATAAAAGCAGATGTACATTTTCAAAAAGCGTTCGATGGTTTTTCTGATTTGGAGGGCGAAAGCCATGATGATAAGCTTCAATACAGACTTGGATATATGCTATATACTGGAACAGGTACAGAGAAGAACATTTCAGCAGCAATCATATATTTTGAAAAATCGGCAAAGCTAGGTAATGTCCATGCACAATATATGCTTGGCAAGATATACATGGAAGATGGCAGTGAATATGAGGATATAGAAAAGGCTTTGAAATGGCTTGCAAAAGCTGCCGACAACGGTAATGACCTTGCACAGTATGCATTGGGAAAGCTCTATCATGACGGAAATCATTTGGATAAGAATGTACTAAGGGCAGCAGAGCTGTTTACGAAATCGGCGGAACAGGAGAATCAGTATGCAGCCTATGCCCTGGGAAGAATGTACCTTGCCAATGAGGATATTCCTGAGGATGTTCCCATGGCTATTAAATGGCTTACACTATCATCAGACCTCGGTAACCAGTTTGCACAGTATACACTAGCAAAGCTGTATCTTACAGGTGAAGCTATTCAAAAGGATATTCAGAAGGCAATGGACTTACTTACAAAATCCGCATTGCAAAACAATCAGCTTGCACAGTATAGCTTGGGTAGAATCTATCTATCGGGTGAAGAAGTTCCAAAGAATACTAGTGCAGCTGTCAGCTGGCTTACTAAAGCTGCCGAACAGGACAATCAATATGCACAGTATGCACTGGGCAAGCTGTACCTTATGGGTCATGACCTTCCACAGGACAGGGAGAAGTCCATTAAATGGCTGACTGCTTCAGCAGCACAGGGGAACATATATGCACAGTTTTTGATAGACCATATCGACTCATTACATGAACCTTCAGTACTGCTGGCAGCAACAAGACTGATGCATTGGCTCGGCAGTATATTCGATAATGAGCAAGCTAAATCAGCTAAGAATACATATATTAATATTGACCGAAAACAGTATAAAAGGCTCATGCAGAAAAAATCGGCACAGGGACATGCGTATAACGATCATACACCAGAACAAGGATATTGA
- a CDS encoding DUF3800 domain-containing protein gives MFLILDESGKTGTQKYDFSWNFSKQPYFLLCGILIPEKNVEAIENKINELHKRYKIQGEFKSTKETVKKNINELTEEFWNIIYRNECKILIEVVNKKFCIAMQIVNCCIFPYYDFNEEQYYSYDSGVVRRSFANYIYDKISDNLFGDFVEMFDSDKKDLDKLKSLCCRLIDEADNTHIKEYVEETLDSINNYSERGLLLRHLFPLVDYYKSGNSAVAVCPHIDSFNNILSKTESISLSNVIHDKMNELSEALQQAAIQQNREIEFGDSKKNALLQLADFWAGTIREAVEKVLLNGETENKIINDIIQYDLNFVSSFSEQLKLFPNNYEVLNWKEWYEDAFKK, from the coding sequence GTGTTTCTTATTTTAGATGAGAGCGGTAAAACTGGTACTCAAAAATATGATTTTAGTTGGAACTTTTCAAAGCAACCATATTTTTTATTATGTGGAATTTTAATTCCAGAAAAAAATGTAGAAGCGATTGAAAATAAAATAAACGAATTACATAAACGTTATAAAATACAGGGTGAGTTCAAATCGACAAAAGAAACTGTAAAAAAGAACATTAATGAATTAACAGAAGAATTTTGGAATATTATTTACCGAAATGAATGCAAAATACTAATTGAGGTTGTCAACAAAAAATTTTGTATTGCAATGCAAATTGTTAATTGCTGTATTTTTCCTTATTATGACTTTAATGAAGAACAGTATTATTCTTATGATTCAGGAGTAGTACGGAGAAGCTTTGCAAACTATATATATGATAAAATTAGCGATAATCTTTTTGGCGATTTTGTTGAAATGTTTGATAGTGATAAAAAAGATTTAGATAAACTTAAGAGTCTTTGCTGCAGGCTGATTGATGAAGCCGATAATACACATATTAAAGAGTATGTTGAAGAGACTCTTGACTCAATTAATAACTATAGTGAGAGGGGATTATTATTAAGACACCTTTTTCCTTTAGTAGACTATTACAAAAGTGGAAATTCTGCGGTTGCAGTATGTCCACATATTGATTCTTTTAATAACATATTATCTAAAACGGAGTCGATTAGTTTATCAAATGTAATTCACGACAAAATGAATGAATTAAGTGAAGCATTACAACAAGCAGCTATACAACAAAATAGAGAAATAGAATTTGGAGACTCAAAAAAGAATGCATTATTGCAGCTTGCTGATTTTTGGGCTGGAACCATACGGGAAGCTGTAGAAAAAGTATTGTTAAATGGTGAAACAGAAAATAAGATAATAAATGATATTATCCAGTATGATTTAAATTTCGTAAGTAGCTTTAGTGAACAGTTAAAATTATTTCCTAATAATTATGAGGTGTTAAATTGGAAAGAATGGTATGAAGATGCTTTTAAAAAATAA
- a CDS encoding DUF6103 family protein produces MKKSTISIVFDAEKLGAIKQYMGKKEAELEKELEDAVQKLYEKFVPVAVREYIEAREASEQEKPKASAKKLHTDQAGIKID; encoded by the coding sequence ATGAAAAAATCAACTATTTCAATAGTCTTTGACGCTGAAAAGCTGGGAGCAATTAAGCAATACATGGGCAAGAAGGAGGCCGAGCTTGAAAAGGAGCTAGAGGACGCTGTACAGAAGCTCTATGAGAAGTTTGTACCTGTCGCGGTTCGCGAATACATAGAAGCAAGGGAAGCCAGCGAACAGGAGAAGCCAAAAGCATCAGCCAAAAAATTACACACGGATCAAGCAGGTATAAAAATTGATTAA
- a CDS encoding DUF6103 family protein, with translation MNETEIKLMFPAEKLDALRYFISKKEVTIENEMKDYLDKTYEKIVPAHVREYVESRLEQNTAQEQEASQSQQPEQQTERQTRQTRRQRGQIAEVSTNTLQSQGENTSTNEEETQGINMSM, from the coding sequence ATGAATGAAACAGAAATAAAGCTGATGTTTCCAGCGGAGAAGCTAGATGCACTCCGTTATTTTATAAGCAAGAAAGAGGTGACTATCGAAAATGAGATGAAGGATTATCTTGATAAAACCTATGAAAAAATTGTTCCAGCACATGTGAGAGAATATGTGGAAAGCAGGCTTGAGCAGAATACTGCTCAAGAGCAGGAAGCTTCACAATCACAGCAGCCGGAGCAACAGACAGAGCGACAGACAAGACAAACACGCCGACAACGTGGACAGATAGCAGAGGTAAGTACAAATACATTACAGTCACAGGGAGAAAACACATCGACCAATGAGGAAGAAACACAAGGTATAAACATGAGCATGTAG
- a CDS encoding C40 family peptidase: protein MADPATIALAVKVAAQAATDKRTWKVIGVIIAALLTPVILFILVVLNTLSAGADHNNAAVKLCFNGGAISDTVPAEYANYIKDMRRSFLGLDKEILQISSQIEDGSLDSTRVKAVFYSLFFGLENPKLNSSQYKAYTDCFVNYEKRTRTVEDGNDSKSKEEYTVAVPLKSMPEIYKRLQKVLGRQITSEEQANATEIYSRVLYGKGTLNEGDSFDWWEDWSPGKMEDTKDLLSEGTLGAEIVQLALTRLGDPYSQELRGTGRYTDCSYLTIWCYKKVGINIPGTAAEQAKFCAEKGLTVSKNDLQPGDLIFWSYRPNGRFMHITHVGIYAGNDKVVDASSKKGQVVYRDLYNAEKQVMYGRPHILGRKNK, encoded by the coding sequence ATGGCCGATCCCGCAACAATTGCTCTGGCAGTAAAGGTGGCAGCACAGGCAGCCACAGACAAACGCACATGGAAGGTCATAGGGGTTATTATAGCAGCACTCCTAACACCGGTAATACTGTTTATTTTGGTAGTACTGAACACACTTTCGGCTGGAGCTGATCATAACAATGCCGCTGTAAAGCTATGCTTTAATGGCGGAGCAATATCCGACACTGTTCCGGCTGAATATGCAAATTATATAAAGGATATGCGCCGCAGCTTTTTAGGGCTGGATAAGGAAATTTTACAAATATCTTCGCAAATAGAGGACGGCAGTCTTGACAGTACAAGAGTCAAGGCTGTTTTTTATTCTCTGTTTTTCGGCTTAGAAAATCCGAAGCTGAATAGCAGCCAATACAAAGCATATACAGATTGCTTTGTCAATTATGAAAAGCGTACACGCACTGTTGAAGATGGTAACGACAGTAAATCAAAGGAGGAATATACTGTAGCAGTTCCGTTAAAATCAATGCCTGAAATATATAAAAGGCTTCAAAAGGTTCTTGGAAGACAGATAACCAGCGAGGAACAGGCGAATGCCACGGAGATATATAGCCGTGTCTTATACGGAAAAGGTACTTTAAATGAGGGTGACAGCTTCGACTGGTGGGAGGACTGGTCACCAGGAAAGATGGAGGATACAAAGGACTTATTGTCGGAGGGTACGCTTGGAGCAGAAATCGTACAGCTTGCACTTACACGTCTTGGTGATCCTTATTCTCAAGAGTTGAGAGGCACAGGCAGATATACTGACTGCAGCTATCTGACAATTTGGTGCTATAAAAAAGTGGGCATAAATATTCCGGGGACTGCCGCTGAACAGGCAAAATTCTGTGCTGAAAAGGGACTGACTGTTTCAAAAAATGACTTGCAGCCGGGGGATTTGATATTCTGGAGCTATAGGCCTAACGGTAGATTTATGCATATAACCCATGTTGGTATATATGCAGGAAATGACAAGGTTGTAGATGCATCCTCTAAAAAGGGACAGGTGGTATACCGTGATTTGTATAATGCAGAAAAACAGGTTATGTACGGAAGACCCCATATATTGGGGCGAAAAAATAAATAG
- a CDS encoding gamma-glutamylcyclotransferase family protein has product MNKKTLYIAYGSNLNIRQMAIRCPTAMVTGVSKIKGYELLFRGGCRDSVATVEPLKDSNVPVLLWTLRDRDIKTLDRYEGYPYLYRKEFIDVELKGKIVSAMIYLMNEGHPFGSPSDKYLDIIMEGYRSAGFDTEFLEQAVEKSIKLAARKNEEQDQTSIFDLKRW; this is encoded by the coding sequence ATGAACAAAAAAACCTTGTACATTGCCTATGGCAGTAACCTAAATATCAGGCAGATGGCAATCCGATGTCCGACTGCAATGGTGACAGGAGTAAGTAAAATTAAAGGCTATGAGCTGTTGTTCAGGGGTGGATGCAGAGACTCAGTGGCAACAGTTGAGCCTTTAAAGGACAGCAATGTCCCTGTGCTTTTGTGGACACTAAGAGATAGAGATATAAAGACACTTGATCGTTACGAGGGATATCCGTATCTATACCGAAAGGAATTTATTGATGTAGAACTAAAGGGAAAAATCGTTTCTGCCATGATCTATCTGATGAATGAAGGTCACCCTTTTGGCTCACCTTCGGATAAATACCTTGATATTATTATGGAAGGATATAGAAGTGCGGGCTTTGATACAGAATTTTTGGAACAGGCAGTTGAAAAATCAATCAAGCTTGCAGCCCGAAAAAATGAGGAACAGGACCAAACCAGTATATTTGACCTGAAGCGGTGGTGA